Part of the Sander lucioperca isolate FBNREF2018 chromosome 1, SLUC_FBN_1.2, whole genome shotgun sequence genome is shown below.
attttgctacgttaaagtatgcgcatttgacgaccaaacacattttcatagctagctagcacaaacatatcatatcatatctcggccaaattaaatgttatcagcaaggaactCGGAATCATTGTTCATCATGCCACTAtcatgctctgtaccaaatttggcaaagatcggcctttagggggcgctataagcaacgtttatttgttttggccaataactcaatgcatttaaatgggaaatttgcatatgcGATATCTCTGTCACggtaaaagcaatcaccacgaaacGTCTGGTGCTGGTTTGGCATGCCgttctgaggctctgtaccaaatttggcgaagattggCCATTAGGGGACgcaataatcaacgtagacgagttttggcccttttactcaatgttaatgggatatttgcaatggaaatgtaccacagaccttgcagctcacacttgtcaatatttactgatgtttgcctcttaccgttaggttttggtttttacttttgtgtgctcctttggttttttacaataaacaaacttcttaacccacctgacaaagtttctactaccttcacagtggacaaatgcaactcttttttctcactttttcaatccaaaatctacaccattcataggcggcgataccgtgcaattaaacattgcagttggtgctaagtggagcatctGTCATAGTTTGATTGGTTATGTAGGTGGcattgatgcttaatttcccacgaagcacccacggaggaaaacataaatcggcgcctatgacgccatttgcaacaacttgaccacctcccctgctccttcaaccaccacacctgcctcccccctccaccctctcggtcactctcatttctctctgctgtaccctgcggtcaggggggttaagaagtttgtttattgtagagaatacttaaaggtagtccgtataagcgtggaggtgaactgttgaccgctacgtttccaacggcgacgtaccgcaggcgtcgcgcctctcgatatttcgcgacgtttgcctccccgccgcccggcttcagGTTCCGCTTACGCGCGCTCGGGGGcaactggcgtgggtggcttgggccccgtcataactgcttgcagttctagtttgttgattatttttgcAATTAATTCATTGTTTGGTCCATAAAATGTTGGCAAATAGTAAAACATGCAATTTCCCCTAGCTTGAGTTGACCTATTCAAACTCCTTGTTTTGTCCAATCAGCAGCGAAATACTTTAGTATCATAGAGGACTAAGCAGCAAAATTAACacttgagaagctggaaccaatgattttttttttttttttttttttttttttggcattttagctaacaaaaaatgacaattgattatcaaaatagtttacaATTCATGTTCTGTTGATTGGCTAATTGATTCAACGattaattgttgcagctctacatgGATGTACGACTGCCCTTACGGGGATGATTCTTTGAAAGCTGAAGCCCTTTGTATTTGCTGACTTTCAGGGTTCTGGAACGACTGCAAGCTTCCTGATTATGAAGAGGTGGTAGGTCACCCCCCAACACCACCTCCTCCCTACTCTGAAAACCCTCCTGAGAGTACTCCAGCACTCCCTCCACAACTGAGCCAGCCAGACGCCACGGTGCCACAACCCCTGCCTGAGGCAGACCCAAGAGTGAACGCTCAGGCCTCAGGCTCATCATCAAACCACGAAGCAGTGGCTATGTCGGTCCCAGCACAATGTCTAGCAGAGGCTGCGCTGATGGCagcagaagaggaggaggaggaggaggatgaggagctCATGACTCGGCGTCGCCACGTCACCGGCGACTCAGGGATTGAGGTTTGTGTTTGCCAGCTGGACGTAGACGAGGGCTCGGAGCTTGAGGAGGAAAGCGACGAGGAGCACCGCATGTGCAAGGTCAGCGGTCAGGACTGCTGCCCGGGGCATCAGCAGCAGACCTTCAGACAAAAGGAGCATGCCTCTGAGCTGCCCAGCCAGACCGCTAGCACCAGCACTGGAGACCACATGGTGTGATCCACAGCATAACt
Proteins encoded:
- the wbp1 gene encoding WW domain-binding protein 1, with the protein product MPQKALGSIVGLLCTGTCLVQGKEFCFGVNNEQYRCDMGYCCGETECCTYYYELWWFWLVWTLIIMLSCCCAYRHRRVKMRLQQEQRQREISLMAYQGASSSFISPPPLNLRFWNDCKLPDYEEVVGHPPTPPPPYSENPPESTPALPPQLSQPDATVPQPLPEADPRVNAQASGSSSNHEAVAMSVPAQCLAEAALMAAEEEEEEEDEELMTRRRHVTGDSGIEVCVCQLDVDEGSELEEESDEEHRMCKVSGQDCCPGHQQQTFRQKEHASELPSQTASTSTGDHMV